Below is a genomic region from Miscanthus floridulus cultivar M001 chromosome 1, ASM1932011v1, whole genome shotgun sequence.
TGAGCTAACCACAGTAGCTAGCCTTTGTTTAATAGCTAACTGGCATGGCCGTTGGCAACCTTTGCAGGTAACCAACCGGCTGGGACGACTGGGACTCTCGAAGCCCTCTGAAGAGTAAGGACTCTGAACTCCTATTCAGATCAGTCTGATGATCCTACCTTCAGGCTTGCAGGTTCCTTCCTGTTTCTTCAGTCCATATGTCATGCACTTGTCATCGCTGCGAGCAGGGActaagccagaaaaaaatttaggaggggctgaacaaaagaatagaggcttttttatcttctcttaaccttagctccttctacctaatacatatatgcataaaattttaagagagaACTTAGGGGGGCTCCACGTGCCTAGGATCGGTAGAGGGGTGGGGGTGGGGCTGGGGGCTAGAGCCcccagccccaccgctggctgcgAGCATTGGGAGTGGCAAGTACAATGTGTCCTTTGAGTAATCCATGTTCCATAACCCTGCAGCTAACCATGCTTCGATCGACTTAGCTAGATCAGACGCCTTCAGTCTTTTGGCGTTGAAAGGGCAGCTCTGAACTGAAGTCTCTCTGATAATGGGACTGCATGCGAAACACCGGTCCTTGGAAGCTGTTAGCAACCATAGGCTCCCGAAAACTTCAACGGCACATGCTTGCAATCAGAAATTCCCTGTTCCATGCATTTCCCCAACCAAACACAATTCTTCCGCGACGTGGTATGCCATCTATGCATGATTATTCATTAACAATTGTGCAGCATGAACTCATGATTCATGCGTGTACCACGTACTCTGTCTCGCAcatggacagcgccaccaccttctgtttcagcgataaTAATGAGGTTGGAGCTGACCCGagaaagacgagcacgccagaggtgctccggtgtccgtcgatgtcccccatcATGTCTACATCGCTGATCACAGTGAGCTGTAGCCCACTTTCgctggtcttggggaagacgatcccctgatccactgtccccttgacgtagcgcaccagccgcttcaccgtggcccagtgatcctctcggggatcgtccatgaagcgactgacatagcccacggcgaacgcaatgtccggcctcgtgtggactaggtagcgcagaccgccgacaatgctccgatagagtgttgcatctaccttggCCGCGGTATTGGCCTTCGTCAGTCAGCCGCTCcaccatcggagtcacgcacggcttgcactcagccatgctgctccgctccaacagcttcgaggtgTACGCACTTTGACCGAGCGTGAGCATCTCCTTCCcttatctcacctcgatgccgaggtagtaggagagtgcgccaagatcgctcattcgaaaatgagccaccatctcatgcttgaagctgtcgatgtcctccgcacataCGCCGTTTGAAGCTGTCGATGCCATCTATGCATGATTATTCATTAGCAATTGTGCAGCATGAACTCATGATTCATGCGTGTACCAGATCAGGAGGAAGTTGAATCTCTCTAGACACGAGAGGGGGGAGGGAGATTGTTTATAGCATTATTAGTACATATAATGCGATCATTGATAAGACATGGAATAAAATCATAATATATAGGGCCCTAATATATAAAGCTGCACCAAGCCTTCATCAACTTCGCTTCCAATTGAAACAACATGGTCACAACTTACTACTCAAAGGAGTAGAATATTGAGACCGAGCTTCAGCTCGGATGGCAAAGGCTTGCTATGGGCAGCCTGCCCACCACGGTTCAAACTCTGGTGCTCACCAGAATTTATTCTAAAAAATCTGTAGTCTCTCTCGCGTTCTCTCTCGTGTGGAGCTACAAAGGGATTACGACGCGCCCGTCGCCTACAAAATCAGTGTATTTTGGTGATCTCAAGAATGACGCGGTCTTTAGATCTGAGTGTAGTTGTAGGTTTGTTTGTACACGGATGGTGTGAGTAGCATGCGTGTGTTGATTGGACGTGCGTGTGTACGAACACCCAGATGAGAGGCACAAAAAAAGAGTAGAATATAAATATAAGCTATTTATTATTTCAGTTGTTAAAAGCGAAAAGGAAAGTGCTTACATCCTAGCCTGTTGACATTGTTTGCAAGAATACTGTACCTGCTACACACACCAAAGGTCAAGCAATACATAATACTCTACTCGCCATGTATGTGTTGGTCCCAATATCtcccgcacgggtgagccgaTTGCTCACCATCGTTGTCGATCACACACTACGTCTGGAGGTAGAAaagggaggaagaacagagcgcacacacacaacacaagcgcCAGCGTTAACCGAagctctacagaggagatggcaaaactgaactctctcACTTTACTAAGTTATAGTGgtaagctatatatacaactctacccatctaattctagtgcacagacatgtcaggctaccATGCTACTACAGGCCCCcttcggcttacccagaaactagcttgttcggcttgtttttttagccagaatagtgttttatctcacaacaattcagtcagaatagtgttttcagccagtttcagccaagtttcagcaaaccGAAAGGGGtcacagtgactagatgtgacagcagggctgactttggcgcctgcccctgctatgGCTACAGTATGGCAGGGGAGCCTTTCAGCGTCTGCCCCTACCGCGGCTACAACGCCTACCCTTGCTGCGCGCACAAATatgggagagcagcagattattTTACAATTCTTCccttaatcctactgctaaccctagaacctccaccatgccgatcatcttcgtGAACCAAAGATGGCCGAGCGGTGTGGTGAGGACGTCtgtgagttgccgaccagttttgacGAACTCAATGACGATCTATCCTCCATCGACATAGCCCATGAGGAAGtagaacttgacgtcgatgtgcttgctccggtcatggagaaccaaattcttcgcgagggcgatggtgggctggttgttcaccatcagtgctggtgggtgagcttccacaccggtcagcttgtTCAGCAGCCGAtgtagccacacagcttggcacgccactgtggcCACTGCCACGTACTCTACCTCGCACgtggatagcgccaccaccttctgttttagcgacagccatgagattagagctgacccaaggaagacgagcacgttAGAGGTGCTCCACCAtctgtcgatgtcccccgccatgtctgcatcgctgaacacaatgAAATGCAGCCCACTTTCactggtcttggggaagacgatcccctaATCCACCGTCCTCTTGACATAGCGCGCTAGCCATTTCACCGTGGCCcggtgatcctctcggggatcctctaTGAAGCGGCTgatgtagcccacggcgaacgtaaTGTCcgacctcgtgtggactaggtagcgtagaccgccgatgatgctctggtagagtgttgcatctaccttggCCGCGGTactagccttcgtcagcttcagccgctcctccatcggagtcacgcatggcttgcactcagccatgctgcTCTGCTCTAACAGCTTCAAGGCGTAcgtgctctgaccgagcatgagcgCCTCCTCCGCCTTTCTCATctcgatgtcgaggtagtaggagagcgtgcCAAGATccctcattcaaaaatgagccaccatctcgcGATTGAAGCTGTCGATGTTCTCCGCACGCGtgctggtgatgatcaagtcttccacatacacgccgacgacgagctcatCCTTTCCCTGTCATcgcatgtagagcgcgtgctcggttgcgcaccacgTGAAcctaagctcgcccagcgtggcatcaagcttaGCGTTCCATGCTCGCGGGGCCTACCGCAGCCCGTAGGGTGCCTTacgtagtcggagcaccctgtgctccgctcccttgacggtGAAACCCGGAGGTTGTCTAACGAAGACCGTGTCCGCCtgctcaccattgaggaaggctgattttacATCTAGGTGATGGATGCACCAGTCCTTTGGtgctgccaaagccagcagcagtTGGATAGACTCCATGTGCGCTACCGGCGCAAAGGCTTTCTCGAAGTTGATGCCCTCACGCTGGACAAAGCCTTGGGCGATgaggcgtgccttgtgcttgatAATGGCACCATGCtggtcccgcttgaccttgtacacctacTTTAGGCCAATCagacgacatcctagaggtggatcgatgagctcctaagtctcgttttcctcgattgccttcatctcctctagcatcgcccaTCGCCAATTTGCATCACGCTCGACCAGCGttaacatgggtggttcctctacactgatgagaagtagctctaggtcattgagcagTCGACCCACCAGGCCTGAGGACCCTGTGCCACcgatgatgtcatccagcctatggaatcgcacctcctcaccatcatggaaggcatccatgaactcagtgaGGTCGCTTGCACAtgaggcaaactcgatcggcATCGATGGAGTCTCCTGTTCCACCGGAGTGGTCGGTACAACACCTGGATTGATCGACACCctggttgcagtgctcggca
It encodes:
- the LOC136466916 gene encoding uncharacterized mitochondrial protein AtMg00810-like, which produces MRDLGTLSYYLDIEMRKAEEALMLGQSTYALKLLEQSSMAECKPCVTPMEERLKLTKASTAAKVDATLYQSIIGGLRYLVHTRSDITFAVGYISRFIEDPREDHRATVKWLARYVKRTVD